Below is a genomic region from Primulina eburnea isolate SZY01 chromosome 9, ASM2296580v1, whole genome shotgun sequence.
accacatctgaaacaaaaactttcaaatctttttgagtgattctcattaacactcatATTCTCATGATCCTTTTTCAGTAGATGATTTGAGAcattcttttgagatgagttatagaagtaactatctcgattattttcaaaaccacggctgCGTCCACGACCACTTCCACATCCATGACCACGCCCTCGATTTCttcctcgaccaaaatcttgtctataactttgattttggttttcaGATTTAACTTCATTTTTGCTTACGACATTTACTTCAGGAAATGCCGTTGAACCAGTGGGTCGTgcttgatgatttctcattaacagCTCGTTATTCTTTTCTGCCACAAGGAGATAGGCgataagttcagaatatctcgaaAATCCAagcactctatattgttgttgtagagttatattCGATGCGTGAAAattggaaaatgttttttcaagcattttcAATTCAGTAATCTCGTGCCCACAAAATttcaattgcgagattattctatacattgccgagttgtaatcactgactttttttaaaaatcttggaatctcaacgTATTCCATTCATTCCGgacggtcggaagtataacttcccttatatgttaaaatctttctttaatcccttccacaaagccatgtgatctttttcaattagatattcacatttcaatcccttgtcgagatgtcgacgcaaaaatatcatggcttttgtccttttcttgtgatgtcgatatgtcattttcttttatggtctcatttagacccaatgactcaagatgcatttctacatcgagagtccatgatatataatttttcccCGTAAAATCAAGAGCgataaattcgagctttgtcaagtttgaaatggtggtactaaaaaaattacgatgcattttattagttaatgagtattgcaatacaaagtaatggataaacaacaggtacaagcatttataaaaataaagaaaacacacgaggatgatattctccgataaatacaagactcgtgaatatgataaccaaaataattaaaaataaccttgagaaagtcatcttttttttttcttcgaaaaatttgatgaagaataatttttagagaaaaagaaaaagttgtagtgattgaatgtgtttgtgatatcatatttatagggcaaaaactagccgttttgttaccATTTATGATCGTTggtatacaaaaaataaatttatgtatttgtataattttatggtaataatatgatgtatataatattagacatgtttaaataattatgtatatcatatcacattattataatgaggtgtcataATTTATTCTGTTGAAaatcttataggcttttatacatgtcgtatcccttaccgagaGTGtgagatgtcgtcttaacatcctcctaggatttataacaagtttttgaaaaaaaatatttttattatttctaataataacattatattatatattaaatatatacccaataaataaataacagtaaaataaatattattacttttgttatctttttcttatgtttggagcttggaaaagtatggaggacttttagagcttcgtgctgataacgtgttgtgaaaaagtaaaaatttatggtaaaaagtaaaaatctcaaactctcaaaatttatcaaactacacactttataatatttttctctctactcaattgtaaatttcttcacaaatggtgagcctatttatagaatttctttacaaataatccaaaaataaaatacatcattacctacatcatcacacactaattttcaatatttacaacttttattttcaacattcaaatatttaacacacacattttaaatattatttttcaacacttgTCTTTATTTGAGgcttaataaaaaattatttttgaaaaagcaTATGATCATTAAATCTTTCTCATCCCAATAATTAAATGTGTGTTCAGCCTTTATCAAATCGATTTTTTTTCTTGCAATTCATGACTaaccaaaaaaatgtttttGCACTCCTTGGGTCCACATGTGTTTTTTCTAATGAAATTatttacaaaaaattgaaaatatggAACAAATATATGATTATTcagaattaaatgttttatatctGATACTAATATATTATTTGTGAGTATTCAAacatgtataatttttttaatattaattacaTGTCTTTTTGGATGAAAAAATTCGGTTCAAAATCTGGATAATATGGTATTAACATATGATATTTGAATACTAAATGATCCAAATCTGACACTAATATACGATTTTTTAATACTTAAACATATATAACAAATTTTTGTATTAAGTGTATTGAATGTTCTTAAATGATCTTGATCTCAAAATCTTGGTCAATTAATAAATGACTTCATCATGAGTATTTATAGCCTTCAATCCAATAGCTACCGACATATCAGACATTCAAATCTTCATCAGAGTACGAACTTTCTTTCTGGTATTGATAATACAACTGTCATTTGATGTACATTTAATTCATAATACTATATCTGCAAAAGTGGTTGTTGAAGTCCACATGTCTGATTATCATTTGACAAAAAAAATGTGTCTCCTAGTGATATGTCGATCTTTTTATGATAGTCGAGTAACGTTCTAAGTCACTAGATAAGCTAGATCGACTGTTAGGGTTTTCTTCTAATTTGATATAATATTGAACAATTAGAAAAATTCAAAGTGTTGAGTCGAATATATACCAACTAAATCTATTAAAAACTATAGAGTCTTCTTTGATACGAAGCTTCTTCAATCTTTTGATTTGGTTAAACAACTCTTGCTCTTCTGAGAACTTGATATGCATAACTAATTATATTGTGGGCAACTTGGTATTCACTCCTCATCTCCATACTCAACTTTCTTTTCACTCCACATCCCCTCAAATCTTTGTTTTAACTCcccaatatttcaaaatttcccAAAAAATCCTTAATTCTATGTACGAGACATTGTTTTACCTATCGATCATATTCTTAAAAACATATAGTATTAAGACATGCAGCTACGCAAGGTTTCCAGCTCACATACCATGTTCCGatgatcaatttttttttttaaaaataaatggcACATCATGCTTCGGTCTAATAGATTGAACAATTTACCTCTTTGACCAGAGTGTCGTCGAGTTATATCCACCGATTTTTACAGATTGCTCCTCACAGCACAATCACACAATCGCAACCGATAGCTTCTGACGCAGATTTCTTCAACAGTACTTAGCACAACCATGTTTCATTTTTACCTCACGGTATATAGTAAAGTAGTTCAATTTGAAACTAATACATGAGATGGGCAAAATGTCTTGGtctttttattcaaatatacAAACTATTATTATATAGTAACATcatgtagaggaggagaaacgtTTTTAGCTACTTATAGCAGCCGAAGTTAAAACACATATAAATTGGAAAGAAAATAATAcaatgttttgaaagaaaatgaagaggttgaatgatacctttatcttccttcTGCCTTGATATTTATAGAAGTCCTTTGCGGATTTGAATTCCGAACTTCAAAACTTGCTTTAGCTTTTCTTTAATGCCTTCCAGCTGTGGTTGACACAATCTCTTGAGTGTGTTGAGTGGGTGGTTGAATGATCCCCCCATCTTTTCTTGAATTGTCTTTTTCTATTAATCTAGAAACAACTTGTTCTTCCATCTTTATCTCCTGACATAACTAGtagatatgtatatgtatcatATAAACTGAGATCTCATTCTCTGCTTTTTTTTTAACTGTTTTTAGAGATATTTGAAAATTACCAACTGCTTTCTTATCACCTTAATCCGTCTTTTGGAAACCTTAAAATATGTAGAATACATTTTTATTTGGTTCCAAACTTCGTTTTAAATCTGATGTATTTTTCTTGTTCCTATTTACTCTTTATTTATAGTTGTATTTGGGTCCAAGTCTTTTGATAGTGGGAAAACCATGTGCCCACTTGCTTTTGTCGGGGAATCTTTAGCATGTGGTTTCCCTGAGGAGAACGTGACTGTGACACCCTAAAAACAAAGGTGCATAAATGCATTtttattagtataaattttattattttcacttttaaaattttatcacattatttttcggtacaaattttatttgtccaaagtatctagaaatacattaaaatacatcacaataaacttaaaaattcatcaagcactAGAAAGTTCTCAttccaaaatcaaatacccaaaatataataaaatattataattaaactccacatatatgttaagtaattaattacaataattattaagttcaatataaaataattaagttcaataattagatacacgaatataataatattaagtttggataaacatgatatttttttcatttaataaataaataaaataaataataattaatagatAAGTATGATTCTCGGCTATATATATACCTTCTTCCATTCACAAATAAGAAAACAATCGAGAGAGGGAGACCAGCCGAGAAGGAAAGAAACGGAAAGGGGAGAAGACAAGAAAAGggaaaaggaagaaaaaaataGAAGGAAAAGCTATACTCTTTCCGAAAAATCCCAATAAATCACTAACTATTCACCTCATATCATAAAACAATATAGTGCTGGAGGTGACGTAAGAGGATCGACCGAAAACAAGGAAATACAACAAAGATATTCCGCAAAACGACAACGGTATCCCGTATTCAGGCTAGGTACTTTACGCTTATTTTTCTTATAGCTACACACCAAACTAGAGGTCGGCTTGAATAACAAAGTTGTacctcttgttgcatagatgaggtacATACCGCCCGTCATCCCAAAATATTGCCGGAACTAAGATTTCCGGAATGCCGGAGTACCTCCGTTAGCCATACGACGATATTTAATTTTGGTATCGTTCGGTTAGGAATTTGACAAAACTTTCAATAAGAGAATTCAATATCATAAAAAGTTACACATGCTGAAAAAAAACGGGCCGCGCGTGGCCACCGGACGGCCAGCCATGCGCCAGCACCATCGGCGCGTGTACGACACGCGCCGCCGGAACGGCGATCTTCCGGCGGCCGAACGTTCCTGAGGTTATTTTCGACTTTTTGGCCAACTTTCGTAATGTTTGGATATACcttctaattaatatgaatttttgaaatttaattaaaatcaaccggattaaattttgaacaaaaaataatctggaaatgatctgctagttacttaaaaactctaacacataaatatcattcataatatatttttaggacTTGCTCCAGGAACTCGGAGTATTAATCAAGCCTAAATTGTAGGTTACCAGGTGaggaaattactattcattcttctatcaaagcctttggcatttggcctgaaaatttcaatagcatttatttaatgCTCAAATATCATCCTCAGTTCATTTcaattactgatatattttcttgcatatttatgaatggattgatatatcatgaatgaatggagtcatggacaacggatttcggtccggaaattgagtccactggacaacgtggcttcggcccggaaaatgagtccaatgaacaacgggtcaaaagtcccgggtatatggttcatctgaacaacGCGCACCGAATATTTCGGTCCGGAGAATGGTTCACCTGGCTCGTAAAAAGTTCTCAATTAGAGCCACCAATGTTAATTTATGtaattttcatttatctattatttcattgcatatcattcataatatctaaATTGTATATGCCTATTATTTcatgtataattatgatgaagtgttatttaaaagccatatactaatttaaactcactaagtcctcaaagacttaaccctctgtttcttttcgtctattgtaatttccagacacaggaacccccgaattggaacaagaggaaaataactgaagctgaaataagagcatttgaaagttgggatgatctgtttataaatgaatgttaaacttccgctgtaaaataattgtacatatttgaaataagaatgtaaatatttgtagataatctttaaattatagtaaaaaatatttaaatttttatctacaatatctttctaataataataatggtaaaaataaaaatagaagttaaataaagaaagattgaagGTAAATGTGGCACTTAGTAAGGGAATAATTATAAATTCCTAAACCGGGCGCCACAGAGGTGGTATTAGAGCCTAGGTTTCTTAGAGCCTAGGTTTCTTAGATCCTAGAGACAGGAGTCTAAGGTTATTATAATGTCATACGTTAATCTTTATGTTGTCTTCATAATTGAAATGTTTTCCTTTCAGGATGACTCAGTTTGCTTGTTCTGTTTGTATTTTTCTTGGATTTGAAACATGCCTTGTTTATAAATAAAACTGACTGTTTACCCTCTGACATAACTATGTACATTCATTGCAAGATAtgttcatattttatatttatgtgtTTAGAATGACGTCTTCACAAAATAGTACTCAAGCCAGAATCAGACAAGACATCCCCCCTCAAGATGACTACAACTCGGCAACGGATGGAAATTCCAGGAACGCTCAACACAATCCCCCACAAGAACAAAACATACaaaatatgtttgaaataaaGCATCAATTTGTGCAGTTTTGTCAGCAAAATCAACCACGACCTCATGATCAAGCTCAAGAACATCACCTTGAGGCAAATGATCGAGctcttgagagatttttgagattcaAACCGCCAAAATTTGAAGGAAAACCAGATGCTTGTCAAGCAGAATCTTGGCTaagcaaaatcaacaaaatattcTCTATTCTCAAATATCCTGAAGAACAAAAGGTGAATTTTTCCACTTACTTATTTGAAGAAGCAGCTCATAACTGGTGGCGTACAGTGGAACATAGGTGGACAAAGAATCACACCCCAAAAACGTGGGAAAATTTTCTGCAAGAGTTCGAAGGTAAATATATAACTCAAGTTATATTAAATACCCGAGAACGTGAATTTATGGATTTAGTCCAAGGTGACATGACCGTAGCTCAATATGAGGCAGAATTCCACCGTCTTATACATTATGCACCACACTACATGGAAGATGAGgtgagaaaaatgaaaaaatttgtTCAAGGGTTAAAGCTCGATATTCGTTGGGCAACACTGTCAACAAAAGTTACCAGTTATGTTTCTGCTGTTAATCAAGCCCTACGAGTGGAAGAAGACATCAAGACACTTCTTAGAAAAgaggaagaagaaaagaaaatcagGAAGCCCGACCCTTTTGAGAATAATACCCggaaaagaaaatttgaaaagaaaacacaACCAGTCAGGCAAGGAAAAGCTGTCAAAGGAAAAGTTCAAGAAACAACAATAAAAAGTGTGGATATTGTGGATTACCAAATCATGAAGAAGAAAAGTGCTGGAGAAAAGGTGGGAAATGTCTTATTTGCGGAAGTGAGCAACACTGTATTCAAGATTGTCCAAGAAGAACGCAAAAGACTCAACCTACAACAAAGCCAAAGATACCTTCTCGAGCTTATGCCCTCTTAGGAAACCAAGAGGAGGAAGTTGACCCCACTGCAGTCGTAGAAGGTATTGTTACCATATTATCCAGTTCTGCAAAAACTTTATTTGATCCAggagctactcattcttttatctcAAAAGTTTTTGCACATAAATTACCACTGTTATTTGAGCAGCTACCATATAGCTTCAAAATTAGTTCACCTTTAGGGACAACGATGATTACTGACATCGTTTACAGAAACTGTTCCTTAAACttccaagaaaaagaatatcTAGCAGATTTGATTGAATTATCTATCAAGAACTATGATATtattcttggaatggactggttaTTTAGACACCAAGCCCAACTCAATTGCTATACCAAAGAAGTTTATCTTCAAACTTCTCATCCAATCATTTCCAAAGCTAACCATACTATGGGAATAGTATCAACCGTAGAAGCTAGAGCTATACTAAAAGACAACGGACAAGGATTTCTagcttatttgataaataagccAAAAGATCAACTCAAGATCTCAGAAATCTCAGTTGTACAAGAATTTCCAGAGGTTTTTCCTGAAGAGATCAATACTTTACCTCCTCAGAGAGACGTAGAGTTTTCCATTGATCTAATACCTAGAGCACAACCCAGATCTAAAACTCCATTCAGAATGGCACCTTCAGAGTTAAAAGAATTAAAACTTCAATTACAAGAGCTCATGGACAAGAAGTACGTCCGGCCTAGTACATCTCCATAGGGTGCTCCTGTATtgtttgtcaaaaagaaagatgaaacTCTAAggatgtgcattgattatcgagaacTTAACAATGTTACCATCAAAAACAAATATCCTCTCCCGCATATCGAAGAATTGTTTGATGTTTTACAAGGATCTCAAGTATATTCAAAACTTGATTTGCGACAAGGATATTACCAATTGAGGATTAAGGAGGATGACATCTCCAAAACGACTTTTAATACCcgttatggacactatgagtttgtggtaatgccatttggattaaccaatgctcctACAGCTTTCATGGATATGATGCATCGAATATTTCAACCATTCTTGGACAAATTCGTTGTcatattcatagacgacattttgatattttcaagAAGTCATGAAGAACATGCTCAACATTTGTGATTGATtctcaaaactttgaaagagcatcaattgtatgccaaattcagtaagtgtgaattttggctagaAAAAGTGTCATTTCTTGGCCACTTTATCTCTAAGAAAGGACTGGAAGTAGATCCTGCAAAAATATAAGTCATATCTCGTTGGAAACAACCAATCAACATCACAGAAATTAGAAGTTTTCTCGGCTTAGCAAGATACTACCgaagattcattaaagattttgcgAAAATTGTTGTTCCCCTGACACAGCTAACTCGCAAAGACAACCCTTTCTTATGGAATGATGAGTGTGAGAAAAGTTTTTGCAAATTAAAAGAAATGCTTACCAGTGCACCTGTATTAGCTTTACCAGAAGGAACAGAAGGATTTGCGGTTTACACAGATGCCTCAAAAGAAGGCTTTGGATGTGTATTGATGCAAACCGATAAAGTTATTGCATATGCATCTAGAAAATTAAAGAATCACGAGTTAAATTATCgcactcatgatctggaattaggagCAATAGTGTTTGCATTAGCAAAATGGGGACACTATTTGTACGGTTCCACTTTTGATATTTATACATaccacaaaagcctgaagtatttatttactcaaaaagagctgaacatgagacaaagaagatggattgaaTTTTTGGAAGACTACGATTGTTCCATTCTTTATCAAtcaggtaaagctaatgtagtggttGATGCTTTAAGTAGAAAGGTTAGCATGTCTTGTTTGGAAATGAAAGAAGTAAAAGAATGGGTACACATCCATTCTCGTGGGAACTTGGCCGGATTAAGAATTGAACCTGAATTTCATACCAGAATTAAGCAAAATCAAGAATTGGACCAAGAAGTTTCAAAACTCCGTACTGATACCAATTTCGTCACCAATTTACAAGGAATACTATGTTATCATGACCGTATTTGTGTGCCTAGCTCAAtgaaaaaagaaataatggaaaAATCACATCATTCTCGGATCAGCATTCATCCACGAGGATCTAAGATGTACCAAGAGATTAAAAAACACTTCTGGTGGAAAGGAATGAAACGAGATATTGCAGATTTCATTTCACAATGCCTATCTTGCCAAATGATAAAggctgaacatcaaagaccagcaggtcTTTTGCAACCACTTCCTataccagaatggaaatgggataaAATAATTATGGACTTCGTGATCGGATTACCCCAGATCCCAGGAGGTATTAATAGCATATGGGTAATCGTTGATCGCTTGaccaagtcagcacatttcatacCCATAAGTCACAAATATGGGGTAGAAAAACTGGTTGAACTCTATCAAAAGGAAATTATATGGTTACATGGTATTCCCACTACCAtagtatctgatagagatccgaaGTTTACGTCAAGATTATGAAAAAAGCTTCAAGAATGCCTTTGTACCAAATTAAATTTTAGCACATCAGCACATCcgcaaaccgatggtcagtctgaacGAACCATTCAAATATTGGAAGACATGCTTCGCGCATGTGTGCTGGATTTTGGGGCAAACTGGGTAAAACATTTGCCTCTAGTTGAATTCTCatataacaatagttatcaatcctcaataaaaattgCGCCATATGAAGCattatatggaagaaaatgtcgtTCTCTTCTTAACTGGGATATGGATGAATGGAGAGGAACAAAGAATGGACAAGAACGAGCAATCAGGCCTGACATTATACAAGAAGCTATAGACAAAATACAACTTATCAGGCAACAAATACAAACAGCTCAAAGatgacagaagagttatgcagttAAGAGGCGgaaagatttgaaatttgaagtcGGAGATTACGTATTACTAAAAATATCACCAAGAAAAGGGATCAAGCGTACTGGAAAGAAGGGAAAGTTACATCCTCGATTTGTTGGACCCTTTGAAGTGATAGAACGAATAAGCACTGTGGCTTATCGTCTATCTTTACCAGAAAATATCTCTGG
It encodes:
- the LOC140840674 gene encoding uncharacterized protein, with translation MITDIVYRNCSLNFQEKEYLADLIELSIKNYDIILGMDWLFRHQAQLNCYTKEVYLQTSHPIISKANHTMGIVSTVEARAILKDNGQGFLAYLINKPKDQLKISEISVVQEFPEVFPEEINTLPPQRDVEFSIDLIPRAQPRSKTPFRMAPSELKELKLQLQELMDKKYVRPSTSP